In a single window of the Lynx canadensis isolate LIC74 chromosome E2, mLynCan4.pri.v2, whole genome shotgun sequence genome:
- the OVOL3 gene encoding putative transcription factor ovo-like protein 3, translating into MPRAFLVRSRRPQPSNWGHLPDQLRGDAYVPDCSNQQGSSAHQSSGLGDSWAAPMQGSLASTPRGPGTLGCPLCPKAFPLQRMLTRHLKCHSPARRHVCRCCGKGFHDAFDLKRHMRTHTGIRPFRCGACGKAFTQRCSLEAHLAKVHGQPASYAYRERREKLHVCEDCGFTCSRPDTYVQHRALHCVETVHPHNT; encoded by the exons ATGCCCCGTGCCTTCCTGGTCAGGAGTCGGCGTCCACAGCCATCCAACTGGGGCCACTTGCCTGACCAGCTCCGGGGAGATGCCTATGTCCCAG ACTGCAGCAACCAGCAGGGCTCATCAGCACACCAGTCTTCTGGCCTTGGGGACTCTTGGGCAGCG CCTATGCAGGGCAGTCTGGCCTCCACTCCCAGGGGCCCTGGGACACTTGGCTGCCCACTCTGCCCCAAGGCCTTCCCTTTGCAGCGCATGCTGACACGGCACCTCAAGTGCCACAGCCCTGCACGCCGCCACGTGTGCCGCTGCTGTGGCAAGGGCTTTCACGATGCCTTCGACCTCAAGCGCCACATGAGGACTCACACTG GGATCCGGCCATTCCGCTGTGGAGCTTGCGGGAAAGCATTTACTCAGCGCTGCTCACTTGAAGCTCATCTTGCTAAGGTGCACGGGCAGCCAGCCAGCTACGCTTATCGTGAGCGCCGGGAGAAGCTGCACGTGTGTGAGGACTGTGGCTTCACATGCTCGCGGCCTGACACCTATGTGCAGCACCGTGCCCTGCACTGTGTTGAGACTGTGCACCCACACAACACATGA
- the POLR2I gene encoding DNA-directed RNA polymerase II subunit RPB9 isoform X1, with protein MEPDGTYEPGFVGIRFCQECNNMLYPKEDKENRILLYACRNCDYQQEADNSCIYVNKITHEVDELTQIIADVSQDPTLPRTEDHPCQKCGHKEAVFFQSHSARAEDAMRLYYVCTAPHCGHRWTE; from the exons ATGGAACCGGACGGGACCTATGAGCCGGGTTTCGTGGGTATTCGATTCTGCCAGGAATG tAACAACATGCTTTACCCCAAGGAGGACAAGGAGAACCGCATTCTGCTCTACGCG TGCCGGAATTGTGATTACCAGCAGGAAGCCGACAACAGCTGCATCTACGTCAACAAAATCACGCACGAAGTGGA CGAACTGACCCAGATCATCGCTGACGTGTCCCAGGACCCCACGTTGCCGCGGACCGAGGACCACCCGTGCCAAAA GTGTGGCCACAAGGAGGCGGTGTTCTTCCAGTCACATAGTGCCCGTGCCGAG GACGCCATGCGCTTGTACTATGTGTGCACGGCCCCACACTGTGGCCACCGCTGGACGGAGTGA
- the POLR2I gene encoding DNA-directed RNA polymerase II subunit RPB9 isoform X2 — MLYPKEDKENRILLYACRNCDYQQEADNSCIYVNKITHEVDELTQIIADVSQDPTLPRTEDHPCQKCGHKEAVFFQSHSARAEDAMRLYYVCTAPHCGHRWTE; from the exons ATGCTTTACCCCAAGGAGGACAAGGAGAACCGCATTCTGCTCTACGCG TGCCGGAATTGTGATTACCAGCAGGAAGCCGACAACAGCTGCATCTACGTCAACAAAATCACGCACGAAGTGGA CGAACTGACCCAGATCATCGCTGACGTGTCCCAGGACCCCACGTTGCCGCGGACCGAGGACCACCCGTGCCAAAA GTGTGGCCACAAGGAGGCGGTGTTCTTCCAGTCACATAGTGCCCGTGCCGAG GACGCCATGCGCTTGTACTATGTGTGCACGGCCCCACACTGTGGCCACCGCTGGACGGAGTGA